In Equus caballus isolate H_3958 breed thoroughbred chromosome 7, TB-T2T, whole genome shotgun sequence, one DNA window encodes the following:
- the PIH1D2 gene encoding PIH1 domain-containing protein 2, giving the protein MESSSKGLLSQVTQFWNLLDDLAESNPESYEKFIQQQLKEGKQLCAAPEPQFCLQTRILKPKEKILFINLCGWKRIPAPQSTTHPVPLSIGRPEDMSEASDVYTVIDVAYNPDVLQAAEKDQVKKDQLIWMAMKCIEEQLQFTLSHSYHITKFRIKGSIQRMKQNLMRIQTDPTDLREKMRKELTLEQIRSSTVSNTDHFPQLLLPKNQVSGKTGCLIQEMSSTEIQVEMKRPIYELKVVVDQNEKPLKIELKVELPGINSVSLCDLSVSEDDLLIEVSEKYRLHLNLPESVDTEMTTAKFIKEKATLFVTMPLV; this is encoded by the exons ATGGAGTCATCCTCAAAGGGTCTGCTCAGCCAAGTTACTCAATTCTGGAACCTCCTAGATGATCTGGctgaaagcaatcctgagagcTATGAGAAGTTCATTCAACAGCAGTTGAAAGAGGGGAAACAGCTCTGTGCAGCCCCAGAACCACAGTTCTGTCTACAAACTAGGATCCTG aaaccaaaagaaaaaatactttttatcaaCCTATGTGGGTGGAAAAGGATCCCAGCTCCCCAGTCAACCACACATCCAGTACCTCTAAGTATTGGAAGACCAGAAGATATGTCTGAGGCATCAG atgtttacaCAGTCATCGATGTTGCCTATAATCCTGATGTTCTCCAGGCAGCAGAAAAGGACCAAGTAAAAAAAGATCAATTAATATGGATGGCCATGAAATGCATTGAGGAACAACTTcagttcactctctcacactCTTACCATATCACCAAATTTAGGATAAAAGGAAGCATTCAAAGGATGAAACAAAATCTGATGAGAATCCAAACTGACCCCAcagatttaagagagaaaatgagaaagg AACTAACCCTTGAACAGATAAGAAGCAGTACTGTGAGCAACACAGATCACTTTCCTCAACTTTTACTGCCAAAAAACCAAGTTTCAGGCAAAACAGGGTGTCTGATACAAGAGATGTCCAGTACAGAGATCCAGGTGGAGATGAAAAGACCAATCTACGAATTAAAAGTTGTGGTGGATCAAAATGAGAAACCTCTGAAAATtgaattaaaagtagaattacctgGTATTAATTCAGTATCTCTCTGTGACCTTAGTGTTTCTGAG GATGATTTACTGATCGAGGTCTCTGAGAAGTACAGATTACATCTGAATCTTCCAGAATCTGTGGATACTGAAATGACTACAGCAAAATTTATTAAAGAGAAAGCTACATTATTCGTCACGATGCCACTTGTGTAA
- the NKAPD1 gene encoding uncharacterized protein NKAPD1 isoform X1, whose product MSRVPLGKVLLRNVIRHTDAHNKIQEESDMWKIRELEKQMEDAYRGTKREMLPSSSSRMRSDGFDEESQRDYWRPKNEISGTLEDDFLKAKSWNKKLYDYEANMPDRWGHSGYKELYPEEFETDSSDQQDITNGQKTSPQVKSSSHESHKHKKSKKAHKKKQKKKSHKKQKKSKKEATDITADSSSEFSEETGASSTRKRKQPHKHKKKSRKKSLRKPALFLEAESDSSRSDDSASSSSEESEERDTKKTKRKKREKKVHIPVVNNEIQERTNKRTNWKVATDERSAESSEDD is encoded by the exons ATGTCCCGGGTTCCATTGGGGAAAGTCCTCCTGAGGAATGTCATCCGGCACACAGATGCTCACAATAAG attCAGGAGGAATCGGATATGTGGAAAATAAGAGAACTGGAGAAACAGATGGAAGATGCTTACCGGGGGACTAAAAGGGAAATGTTACCCAGCAGTTCAAG CCGGATGCGTAGTGATGGTTTTGATGAAGAAAGTCAAAGAGACTATTGGAGGCCAAAGAATGAAATTTCTGGGACATTAGAAGATGATTTTCTTAAGGCTAAATCCTGGAACAAGAAGTTATATGATTATGAAGCTAACATGCCAGACAG ATGGGGTCACAGTGGTTATAAAGAGTTATACCCTGAAGAATTTGAAACAGACAG taGTGATCAGCAAGATATTACCAATGGACAAAAAACATCTCCCCAGGTAAAATCATCTTCCcatgaatctcacaaacacaagaagtcaaagaaagcccacaaaaaaaagcagaaaaaaaagtcacacaaaaaacagaagaaaagcaaaaaggaagcCACAGATATAACAGCAGATTCCTCAAGCGAGTTCTCAGAAGAAACTGGGGCTTCTAGTACCAGGAAAAGGAAACAACCAcataagcacaagaaaaaatcCAGGAAAAAGTCTCTCAGAAAACCTGCTTTATTCTTAGAGGCAGAAAGTGACAGTTCCCGGTCAGATGATTCCGCATCCAGCAGTTCTGAGGAAAGTGAGGAAAGAGACACTAAGAAaaccaagaggaaaaagagagagaaaaaagttcaTATCCCTGTAGTTAACAATGAAATCCAGGAGAGGACAAACAAACGCACAAATTGGAAAGTGGCTACAGATGAAAGGTCTGCCGAGAGTTCAGAGGATGactaa
- the NKAPD1 gene encoding uncharacterized protein NKAPD1 isoform X2, whose translation MSRVPLGKVLLRNVIRHTDAHNKIQEESDMWKIRELEKQMEDAYRGTKREMLPSSSSRMRSDGFDEESQRDYWRPKNEISGTLEDDFLKAKSWNKKLYDYEANMPDRWGHSGYKELYPEEFETDSDQQDITNGQKTSPQVKSSSHESHKHKKSKKAHKKKQKKKSHKKQKKSKKEATDITADSSSEFSEETGASSTRKRKQPHKHKKKSRKKSLRKPALFLEAESDSSRSDDSASSSSEESEERDTKKTKRKKREKKVHIPVVNNEIQERTNKRTNWKVATDERSAESSEDD comes from the exons ATGTCCCGGGTTCCATTGGGGAAAGTCCTCCTGAGGAATGTCATCCGGCACACAGATGCTCACAATAAG attCAGGAGGAATCGGATATGTGGAAAATAAGAGAACTGGAGAAACAGATGGAAGATGCTTACCGGGGGACTAAAAGGGAAATGTTACCCAGCAGTTCAAG CCGGATGCGTAGTGATGGTTTTGATGAAGAAAGTCAAAGAGACTATTGGAGGCCAAAGAATGAAATTTCTGGGACATTAGAAGATGATTTTCTTAAGGCTAAATCCTGGAACAAGAAGTTATATGATTATGAAGCTAACATGCCAGACAG ATGGGGTCACAGTGGTTATAAAGAGTTATACCCTGAAGAATTTGAAACAGACAG TGATCAGCAAGATATTACCAATGGACAAAAAACATCTCCCCAGGTAAAATCATCTTCCcatgaatctcacaaacacaagaagtcaaagaaagcccacaaaaaaaagcagaaaaaaaagtcacacaaaaaacagaagaaaagcaaaaaggaagcCACAGATATAACAGCAGATTCCTCAAGCGAGTTCTCAGAAGAAACTGGGGCTTCTAGTACCAGGAAAAGGAAACAACCAcataagcacaagaaaaaatcCAGGAAAAAGTCTCTCAGAAAACCTGCTTTATTCTTAGAGGCAGAAAGTGACAGTTCCCGGTCAGATGATTCCGCATCCAGCAGTTCTGAGGAAAGTGAGGAAAGAGACACTAAGAAaaccaagaggaaaaagagagagaaaaaagttcaTATCCCTGTAGTTAACAATGAAATCCAGGAGAGGACAAACAAACGCACAAATTGGAAAGTGGCTACAGATGAAAGGTCTGCCGAGAGTTCAGAGGATGactaa
- the TIMM8B gene encoding mitochondrial import inner membrane translocase subunit Tim8 B produces the protein MRIRIRRKVRSPTRRMADLREADEAELQRLVAAEQQKAQFTAQVHHFMELCWDKCVEKPGNRLDSRTENCLSSCVDRFIDTTLTITSRFAQIVQKGGQ, from the exons ATGCGCATACGCATTCGACGGAAGGTCCGGAGTCCAACGCGGAGAATGGCGGACTTGCGTGAGGCGGATGAAGCGGAACTGCAGCGCCTGGTGGCGGCTGAACAGCAGAAGGCGCAGTTCACTGCACAG GTGCATCACTTCATGGAACTCTGTTGGGATAAATGTGTGGAGAAGCCAGGGAATCGCCTAGACTCTCGCACTGAAAATTGTCTCTCTAGCTGTGTGGACCGCTTCATTGACACTACTCTTACTATCACCAGTCGGTTTGCCCAGATTGTACAGAAAGGAGGGCAGTAG